The DNA sequence ACATGTTAGCCAAGCAAATATCACCACGCTTAGCCAATAAATTGATTCATGAGCAAAAGCCTTTAATCAGTTTTGCTGTTCGTTATCAGCTTATTCCTTTTGAACGTGGCATCATTTGTTTTGAGCCATACCAATTAGCTTCTGGAGAATTAATCAAAGGGCCAATCGCGGCTTTTCTCCATCACAGTAAAAATCTCCATGATGCTTTTGGCTTTCATTTGTATCTACCAGCCTCTTCTTTAGATAGAGATTTGCCGGCATTTAATCAGTTATTGCGACAATGCAAACAGCATAGTCAACACTATCATAGTACTTAACATCAGGTTTGCATAAGAAATAGTGCCAACTCTCACCAAATAAACAAGTTATATATTTTTGATTTCTAGCCAGATATTTTTTCCTGAATTCAAGGCTTTTTGAATTAGGAATAGCTAGCTATTTCACTTCAAAGTAACGTAGAAGTCAGTAAAAATAACTGCTAGAAATTCATGACTGGGAGCGTATCACTTACATTTAAGCGCAATATTTCTTTACAGCAGCAATCGCTTCGTTTTAGTCAATAACAAGCAATTCTTAACGCGGGACAAATTTGTCATGCTATCATTAGCACAATCAAATGCTTTCATATTCACACCATTTCATGACCTCAACAGCCAAGCAAAGCCAAGCAACAAACTTAGCTAAGGATAGTACCAGCTCTCACTCAGGCGTATTTAATGCCTTAGGCGCTTATTTATTGTGGGGCTTTGCACCGATTTACTTTAAGTTGCTGACAGAAATTGCCGCAGGTGAAATTTTAATGCACAGAGTTATTTGGTCCTGTGTGTTTCTACTGATCTTAGTTATCGTCATGAAAAAGTGGTCGCAATTTATTGCCTTATGTAAGCAGCCTAAAGTCATGTTGAATTTAGGTTTATCAGCAAGCTTTCTCGCAGTAAATTGGTTCTTATTTATCTGGGCAGTTAATAATGATCATCTATTAGATGCTAGTTTAGGTTATTACATTAACCCTTTATTTAACGTTGCCTTAGGCATGATATTTTTTCAGGAAAAGCTTAAGAGAAATCAAGCCATAGCGGTTGCCTTAGCGGTTATTGGCGTTTTAGTGCAGCTGATCACCATCGGCTCTTTACCACTCATTTCTTTAGCACTTGCTGGTAGCTTTGGTATTTACGGTTTACTGAGAAAGAAATTACAAGTGGATTCATTTATTGGGCTTTTGATTGAATCTTTATTAATGTTGCCAATCGCCTTAACCTACTGGTTTTTATTTGTTGAAAGCAGCACAAGTAACTTGCTAAATAACAGTAGCACGCTTAATTTCACCTTAATCATGGCGGGTATTGTTACTACTGCGCCGTTACTTTGTTTTACCGCAGCAGCCAAACGCTTAACGCTCACTACTTTAGGGTTTTTCCAATATTTAGGGCCAAGTATTATGTTTTTGTTAGCGACCTTTTACTATCAAGAAACCTTAAAAATGGCTGAGTTAACCACCTTTATTTTTATTTGGTCAGCACTATGTATTTATAGTTTAGACTCGCTAAAACAAATAAAGCGCAAACCATAACGGCTGCGCTTTATCATATTCTTACCTGAAAGGTGTAAACTAGTGTTCTTCACCGCCAGCAATCATAATTTGATTACGGCCATTTTCTTTCGCTAAATACAAAGCATGATCGGCTTCACTCATTTGCTTTGATAATGGCTCATCACTGCTAAATACTACACCTAAACTAACACTCGTTGATAAATGGTGCTCACCAATAGGGATATTAGCTACCGCTATTTCACGTCTAAAATCATCTAATCGGTTATACAAGTTATCGGTATCTATACCATGTAGTAAAACAGCAAATTCCTCACCGCCTAAGCGCGCAGTTAACCCTGAGCCAAAATGCTTACGCATATAAAGCGCGAGTACTTTCAACACCTGATCACCGGCATCATGACCATATTGATCATTAATCTTCTTAAAAAAGTCGATATCTAACATGGCTAAGCAATAAGGTACTTTCTTATTAATATACTCATTAATACGCTGTTCAGCGCTACGGAAAAATGCCCGCCTATTCGCTAAGTCGGTTAAATAGTCAGTATTCGCCGCATGTTGAATTTTAGCAATATTATTTAAACTCTCGATATTCTGGGTAATACGACAATAGAATTCTTCTGGACAGAATGGCTTACGCAAGAAGTCATCGGCACCATTCTTAATAAAGCGCGCCGAATGAATACCATTAGAAGCTCCAGAAATACCAATCACTGCTAATTGTTCACGAGAATATTTTTTGCGGATTTCATTGGTCAGCTCAATACCATCCATTTCTGGCATTTCTAAATCGGTAATCACCATTTTAATGTTTTTATGCTGCGCTAGCTTTTCGAGCGCTTGTACACCATTGTTGGCGGTAAAGACACTAAAATTGCGACGCTTAAGCAATTCAACCACATGATTACGCGCTGACGATGAATCATCGACCACTAAAATTGCATTATCACTATTGGTAATCTGCCAATGCAAAATGCGCTTTAAATATAAAAAAGCTTGGCTGTTTTCTTTTGGAATATAATCAATAACCGGCTGCGCTAAGATTTTTTGACGGGTATCTTCATCCATTTTACCTGTCATCACCACGCCTGGAATACCATGGGAAAGCACACAGGCAATGGCTTCACCATCATGAGCGTCAGGTAGAGCAAAATCGATAGTTGCCGCGAAGAAATCGGTATCAACCGAAAGAAGTTCTTCTACCTGAGCCAAACTAGTCGCTATAACCACTTCATACTTAAGTGATTGCGCAATTTGCTTAATCACCGTAGCTATCGGTTTACTATCTTCAACTACCAATAAACGCCTAGTCATATTTCTACCCTACTGTTAACTGCTAAATTGCTTGTAAATTTGCATACTCAACCACTAACCACTTAGTGCCAACATCAGCAAAATTTACTTGGATACGGCTTTGTGCACCACTACCTTCATAGTTTAGTACAACACCTTCACCAAACTTAGCATGCATTACCTGTTGCCCCAAGCTAAATCCTGTATTTGCGAATGTTTCCATGGTTATTGTTGATGAGAACCTACCTTTAGTGGCGGGTTTAGCGACCTGACTTTGCATGCGAATCTCTTCGACGCAATCATCAGGTAACTCGCGTAAAAAGCGACTCGCCTTATGAAACTTCTCTTGTCCGTATAGGCGGCGACTTTCTGCATGACATAAGTATAGTTTATGCATGGCCCTTGTCATGCCGACATAACACAAACGTCTTTCTTCTTCTAAACGGCCAATTTCTTCAACCGATTGCTGTGATGGAAACATGCCCTCTTCAAGACCAGCAATAAACACTAGCGGGAATTCTAAACCTTTAGCTGAATGCATTGTCATTAACTGCACCGCTGGCTCATATTCATCCGCTTGAGACTCGCCAGACTCCAAGGCAGCATGAGTTAAAAATGCCGTTAGCGGGGTTTGTTCTTCAACCAACTCAGGATCACTTTCAAACGTTTGGCAAGCGGTCACTAATTCATTTAAGTTTTCAATACGCTGTGCGGCTCGCTCACCCTTTTCTGCTTGATACATAGCTTTAAGGCCAGAATGCTGAATAATAAAATTAGCTTGTTGGTCTAAATCTAAGTTAGTTGAGTCATCCTCAAGTTGCTCAATTAATTCAATAAATGCGCTTATGGTTTTAGCGCTACGCCCTTTTAGTTGCTGGCTGTGCAGCATCTGCTTACATGCCTGCCAAAGGGTAGTTTCACCGCTACGGGCAGCATCTCGCACTAAGGCTACGGTTTGGTTACCTATACCACGGGTTGGTGTGTTAATAATACGTTCAAAAGCGGCATCATCATCACGATTATTAATTAGGCGCATATAGGCTAAAGCATCTTTAATTTCTTGTCGCTCGAAGAAGCGCTGACCACCATAAATACGATACGGCAACTGCCCTTGCAACAAAGCTTCCTCTAGCAAGCGTGATTGCGCATTTGAGCGATATAATATCGCTACTTCATCAAGCTTTTTGCCTTCATCACGCCATTGTTTAATACGACCACTAATAAAACGCGCTTCATCGATTTCATTAAAAGCAGTATAAATAGCAATTTTCTCGCCGGCATCATCTTGCGTCCATAACTCTTTACCCAAGCGATTATTGTTATTACTGATCAGTTTATTGGCTGCATTCAAGATATTGGCAGTCGAGCGATAATTTTGCTCTAAGCGTATCGTTTGCGCATCATCATATTCGCGAGTAAAGCGTTCAATATTCTCTATTTTTGCCCCACGCCAGCCATAAATTGATTGATCATCATCACCGACAATCATGACATTA is a window from the Litorilituus sediminis genome containing:
- the rarD gene encoding EamA family transporter RarD, with the translated sequence MTSTAKQSQATNLAKDSTSSHSGVFNALGAYLLWGFAPIYFKLLTEIAAGEILMHRVIWSCVFLLILVIVMKKWSQFIALCKQPKVMLNLGLSASFLAVNWFLFIWAVNNDHLLDASLGYYINPLFNVALGMIFFQEKLKRNQAIAVALAVIGVLVQLITIGSLPLISLALAGSFGIYGLLRKKLQVDSFIGLLIESLLMLPIALTYWFLFVESSTSNLLNNSSTLNFTLIMAGIVTTAPLLCFTAAAKRLTLTTLGFFQYLGPSIMFLLATFYYQETLKMAELTTFIFIWSALCIYSLDSLKQIKRKP
- a CDS encoding diguanylate cyclase — its product is MTRRLLVVEDSKPIATVIKQIAQSLKYEVVIATSLAQVEELLSVDTDFFAATIDFALPDAHDGEAIACVLSHGIPGVVMTGKMDEDTRQKILAQPVIDYIPKENSQAFLYLKRILHWQITNSDNAILVVDDSSSARNHVVELLKRRNFSVFTANNGVQALEKLAQHKNIKMVITDLEMPEMDGIELTNEIRKKYSREQLAVIGISGASNGIHSARFIKNGADDFLRKPFCPEEFYCRITQNIESLNNIAKIQHAANTDYLTDLANRRAFFRSAEQRINEYINKKVPYCLAMLDIDFFKKINDQYGHDAGDQVLKVLALYMRKHFGSGLTARLGGEEFAVLLHGIDTDNLYNRLDDFRREIAVANIPIGEHHLSTSVSLGVVFSSDEPLSKQMSEADHALYLAKENGRNQIMIAGGEEH
- the uvrD gene encoding DNA helicase II; translated protein: MDVSELLDSLNDKQREAVAAPKQNMLVLAGAGSGKTRVLVHRIAWLMQVEGISSHSILAVTFTNKAAAEMRARVEQTVGGNTHGMWIGTFHGLAHRLLRMHFQEANLPQSFQVLDSDDQLRLIKRIIRSLELDEKKWPAKQFVWYINGKKDEGLRPQHIDAQFDPSEAVFVKVYKAYQETCDRAGLVDFAELLLRAHELWLNNPELLSHYQQRFSQILVDEFQDTNAIQYAWLTMLGKARSNVMIVGDDDQSIYGWRGAKIENIERFTREYDDAQTIRLEQNYRSTANILNAANKLISNNNNRLGKELWTQDDAGEKIAIYTAFNEIDEARFISGRIKQWRDEGKKLDEVAILYRSNAQSRLLEEALLQGQLPYRIYGGQRFFERQEIKDALAYMRLINNRDDDAAFERIINTPTRGIGNQTVALVRDAARSGETTLWQACKQMLHSQQLKGRSAKTISAFIELIEQLEDDSTNLDLDQQANFIIQHSGLKAMYQAEKGERAAQRIENLNELVTACQTFESDPELVEEQTPLTAFLTHAALESGESQADEYEPAVQLMTMHSAKGLEFPLVFIAGLEEGMFPSQQSVEEIGRLEEERRLCYVGMTRAMHKLYLCHAESRRLYGQEKFHKASRFLRELPDDCVEEIRMQSQVAKPATKGRFSSTITMETFANTGFSLGQQVMHAKFGEGVVLNYEGSGAQSRIQVNFADVGTKWLVVEYANLQAI